The window TTCATTATAAAATGTAGTTAAATATCTCATTGTATTCTCATTCTCTTCCCAAAGGTGatgattaaaagaaacaaaatgaaaaaatattatagcaAAAACCAAAACACCATGGGCTTGCTCGCTCGCTCGCTCACTCCAATTTCATTTGTCGGTAGTGCTAGCACTCGCACAATGTCCACGCACAAATGGACATTAGTCTTATTATATTAGTCTTATTATATTAGTAATAGAGAATATAAAATTACCCAGAGatgataaattatttatctAATACCCCGTTTGTTTtaagatataaattatttaaaatatatttccgctttaaatataagttattttgtatttctaaatattttttatatttatcgaATATATGGAATCAaatgtaatttataaatttcattatGAGCTGTTAAGTTctgtttaaatttatatatcttaaaataatgtaaaataattcaatataaaagattatatttatttaacatatattataaaacaaaacgaGTACAAGTTACAAATTTTTAGTgggaaatttatttttaatagctCATTTCGTCTAGGAAGCTTATTACAAAGTTTAACATTCTGAGACCTATTATATGTTACTACAAAAATGAAAGACcttatttagttagttattaCAATACAATTGAACTTCATAGCTATAAACTTATATAAACCTTATTATCtacattttaaaagtttattttacTTGTAAACTCTAATCAACATCTGTAAGTTCCGATTCATATTATGAAACAACagaatcataaataaaataactttttcttTAGTATTAAACAtcaaattgcataagaacataCACAATTTATCTCCCAAGAAAAAGTAACTGCATCAGaatttttaaaactgaaataataaacaaaaggaagaaaataattacataattaaGCCTGGATACTGgtgtattaattaattaatcaaaaatcGCAAGTTATATATAAACACATCTCGTGACTCACTTGCAGTTGCAGAGTCACAGACAGTATCGGCTCCCTCACCAcctatatttataaaaagaatcTGAACCACCGacgtttatttattttttgctcCGACGCCTGAGACATTATGAAATTACATTTAAACCCTCTCTCACTTATATACTTGTTTCTATTTGGCGCGGCGGCAATGTCGCACGACTACTCGGACGCACTCTCGAAATCAATCCTCTTCTTCGAAGGCCAACGCTCCGGTTACCTCCCCAACGACCAACGTCTGACGTGGAGACGAAATTCGGGTCTGAGCGACGGATGGACGCACAACACCGATCTAACAGGCGGTTACTACGACGCGGGAGACAACGTCAAATTCAATTTTCCGATGGCTTTCACCACCACGATGCTCGCCTGGAGCGTAATTGAATTCGGAGAGTTCATGCCTCCGCCGGAGCTTCGGAACGCCCTCGTTGCACTCCGGTGGAGCTCCGATTACCTCTTGAAATCAGTTTCACAGCTACCAAACCGCATATTCGTTCAGGTTCGTCGGTCGTTAATGGCAATTCAATTTCGTAACTGTTTTTTGCAATAGGAGAGGGGTAGTTTCGGGAATTTGAATAGCTTTTTTTGGGGGAAACTgagtcgtttttttttttgttgccaAAGATAATGAAAGAAAGTAACAACCCGTGAGAGGTGAGTGGCTGTTTTGTTAATTTTGCACCCTCAAGAGAGAAGTCTCTGCACTTTTTTTTGTCGTTGTGTCACGCTTTTTTGGCCCCTGCCTTTCTCATTacgaaataattattttaaaataaatatttccaaaaaatgagtttctttttccttttcttaattGATATTGCACACGCATAACGTCGAATGATTACTGCAACCAATTTACTCTAAGCATACTTTAAGAGGAAAAAGCAATTACTCTGTGATTTTACATTACTATAAGGTTCTATATATACTTTGATTGTGTGCCCGCCCGTTCTTTTTAGTAGTACATATAAAGATGACCCAACTACTATTTTTAGCCACTGTTTGGAACCAACAACTATCAATTTTGTTGACTATAATTGCAATAATGAGAAATTTCATTCagtaatacaaaaatatattagcgAATTGATTCAGGGGTCGTTACATCCTACACTGTAATATGATCATTTAATAATACGAGTCGAGATATGCGAGCGATGATAGAGACTTTGGCACTCTCAGAATCCTCAGAAATGATATATGATGTTGATGTTGTTTGCTTTCAtttaatgatttgttttatttaagaGGGATTTAACATAACTACGTATATGCAAACTAATTAAAGTAAGGAGGAAACGAACTTGTGGTATATGTTAGGTAGGTGATCCGATTGCAGATCATAATTGCTGGGAACGTCCTGAAGATATGGATACACCACGTACTGCTTACGTCGTAAATGCCCCAAATCCAGCTTCTGAAGTTGCCGGAGAAATCACAGCTGCCCTCTCGGCAGCTTCAATTGCTGTGCGATCATCGGATCCTGGCTACTCTCACACGTTGCTCCAAAACGCTGTAAAAACGTTTCAGTTCGCTGATATGCACCGTGGTGCTTATAGCAGCAATGATGATATCAAAAATGACGTTTGCCCTTTCTACTGCGATTTCAACGGAtttcaggtttttttttttaaattaaaaaaacatattatttggATCGCTAAATAAACAACACGCAAAATATTCATACAAATCTTGATAACTATTACAGTCTATTTTTTTcttggtgatttttttttaatagttaaatgtTTGTTGGGATGGGTAGGATGAGTTATTGTGGGGAGCAGCTTGGCTAAGAAAAGCGACTGGTGATGAAAGTTACCTAAGCTACATTGAGAG is drawn from Raphanus sativus cultivar WK10039 unplaced genomic scaffold, ASM80110v3 Scaffold1301, whole genome shotgun sequence and contains these coding sequences:
- the LOC108821774 gene encoding endoglucanase 24, producing MKLHLNPLSLIYLFLFGAAAMSHDYSDALSKSILFFEGQRSGYLPNDQRLTWRRNSGLSDGWTHNTDLTGGYYDAGDNVKFNFPMAFTTTMLAWSVIEFGEFMPPPELRNALVALRWSSDYLLKSVSQLPNRIFVQVGDPIADHNCWERPEDMDTPRTAYVVNAPNPASEVAGEITAALSAASIAVRSSDPGYSHTLLQNAVKTFQFADMHRGAYSSNDDIKNDVCPFYCDFNGFQDELLWGAAWLRKATGDESYLSYIESNREPFGASENVDEFGWDNKIGGLNVLVSKEVIAGNMYNLEAYKASAESFMCSLVPESPGQHIEYTPGGLLYKPGGSQLQHATTISFLLLVYAQYLSRSSLSLNCGSLSVPPDHLRRLAKKQVDYVLGENPMGLSYMVGYGEMYPKRIHHRGSSLPSIVDHPGAIRCKDGSVYFNSTEPNPNVLIGAVVGGPGEDDKYDDDRSDFRKSEPTTYINAPFVGVLAYFAANPSFS